A single Bos mutus isolate GX-2022 chromosome 16, NWIPB_WYAK_1.1, whole genome shotgun sequence DNA region contains:
- the DTL gene encoding denticleless protein homolog, with amino-acid sequence MLFNSVLRQPQFGVPRNGWSSQYPLQSLLTGYQCNYNDEHTSYGETGTPVPPFGCTFSSAPSMEHILAVANEEGFVRLYNTESQTSRKKCIKEWMAHWNAVFDLAWVPGEFKLVTAAGDQTAKFWDVNAGELIGTCKGHQCSLKSVAFSKFEKAVFCTGGRDGNIMVWDTRCNKKDGFYRQVNQISGAHNTLDKQTPSKPKKKQNSKGLAPSVDFQQSVTVVLFQDENTLVSAGAVDGIIKIWDLRKNYTAYRQEPIASKSFLYPGSSTRKLGYSSLILDSTGSTLFANCTDDNIYMFNMTGLKTSPVAVFSGHQNSTFYVKSSISPDDQFLVSGSSDEAAYIWKVSMPWHPPTVLLGHSQEVTSVCWCPSDFTKIATCSDDNTLKVWRLNRDLEEKSGGDKLSIVGWASQKKREVKADLVAVPSSQSTPAKAPRAKSSPCTSSPSSAACAPSCAGDLPLPSNTPTFSLKTPPAKARSPISRRGSVSSVSPKPPSSFKMSIRNWMTRTASLSPPVTPPASETKITSPRKALIPVSLKSSQAVACSESRNRVKRRLDSSCLENVKQKCVKSCSCVTELDDPVEKLHLDLCCLAGAQEDLGKDSLGPTKPSKIEGASMSVSEPPSPASPYASEGCGTLPLPLGSCGEGSEVVGKENSSPENKNWLLAMAAKRKAENSSPRSPSSQTPNPRRQSGKTSPGPVTITPSSMRKICTYFHRKSQDDFCSPEQSTEL; translated from the exons ATGCTCTTCAATTCGGTGCTCCGCCAGCCCCAGTTTGGCGTCCCGAGAAATG gatggtcttcACAGTACCCGCTACAGTCCCTGCTCACTGGCTATCAGTGCAACTATAATGACGAGCATACTTCTTATGGAGAAACAGGAACCCCAGTTCCTCCTTTTGGATGCACCTTCTCTTCTG CTCCCAGTATGGAGCATATACTAGCAGTTGCCAATGAAGAAGGCTTTGTTAGGTTATATAACACAGAATCACAAACCAGTAGAAAGAAGTGCATCAAAG AATGGATGGCTCACTGGAATGCTGTTTTTGACCTGGCCTGGGTCCCTGGTGAATTTAAGCTT GTTACAGCAGCAGGTGATCAGACAGCCAAATTTTGGGATGTAAATGCTGGTGAGCTGATTGGAACTTGCAAAGGTCATCAGTGTAGCCTCAAGTCAGTTGCCTTTTCTAAGTTTGAGAAAG CTGTCTTCTGTACAGGGGGTAGAGATGGCAACATTATGGTCTGGGATACCAGGTGCAACAAAAAAG atggaTTTTACAGGCAAGTGAACCAAATCAGTGGAGCTCATAATACCTTAGACAAGCAAACCCCTTCAAAACCTAAGAAGAAACAGAATTCCAAAGGGCTTGCTCCTTCTGTG GATTTCCAGCAGAGTGTTACTGTGGTCCTCTTTCAGGATGAGAACACATTAGTCTCAGCAGGAGCCGTGGATGG CATAATCAAAATATGGGATTTACGTAAGAATTATACTGCTTATCGACAGGAACCCATAGCATCCAAGTCTTTCCTGTACCCAGGTAGCAGCACTCGAAAACTAG gatACTCAAGTCTGATTTTGGATTCTACTGGCTCCACTTTATTTGCTAACTGCACAGATGACAACATCTACATGTTCAATATGACTGGATTAAAGACTTCTCCAG tGGCTGTCTTCAGTGGACATCAGAACTCTACCTTTTATGTTAAATCCAGTATTAGTCCAGATGACCAGTTTTTAGTCAGTGGCTCAAGTGATGAAGCTGCCTACATCTGGAAG GTCTCCATGCCCTGGCATCCTCCCACTGTGCTCCTGGGTCATTCTCAAGAGGTCACATCTGTGTGCTGGTGTCCATCAGACTTCACAAAG ATTGCTACTTGCTCTGATGACAATACACTGAAAGTCTGGCGCTTGAACAGAGATTTAGAGGAGAAATCAGGAGGAGATAAACTCTCCATAGTGGGATGGGCCtctcagaagaagagagaggTGAAAGCCGACCTTG TGGCAGTGCCCAGCAGCCAGAGCACTCCGGCCAAAGCACCCAGAGCAAAGAGCAGTCCGTGCACCTCCTCCCCGTCGTCGGCAGCCTGTGCTCCGAGCTGCGCCGGGGACCTGCCCCTCCCTTCAAATACACCTACCTTCTCTCTTAAGACCCCTCCTGCCAAGGCCCGGTCTCCCATCAGCAGAAGAGGCTCTGTGTCCTCCGTCTCTCCCAAGCCACCCTCATCTTTCAAGATGTCCATTAGAAACTGGATGACCCGAACGGCTTCCTTATCACCACCCGTCACTCCACCTGCTTCCGAAACCAAGATCACGTCTCCCAGAAAAGCCCTCATACCTGTGAGCCTGAAATCATCCCAGGCAGTGGCTTGCTCTGAGTCTAGAAACAGAGTAAAGAGGAGGCTAGACTCCAGTTGTCTGGAGAATGTGAAACAAAAGTGTGTAAAGAGTTGCAGCTGTGTGACTGAACTTGATGACCCCGTTGAAAAGCTTCATTTGGATCTGTGCTGCCTTGCTGGTGCCCAGGAAGACCTTGGGAAGGACTCGCTAGGTCCTACCAAACCAAGCAAGATCGAAGGAGCTAGTATGAGTGTCTCTGAGCCTCCTTCTCCTGCCAGTCCTTATGCTTCGGAAGGCTGTGGAACGCTACCTCTTCCTTTGGGATCTTGTGGAGAAGGCTCTGAAGTGGTAGGCAAAGAGAATAGCTCCCCAGAGAATAAAAACTGGTTGTTGGCCATGGCAGCCAAACGGAAGGCGGAGAATTCATCTCCACGAAGTCCATCGTCCCAGACCCCCAATCCCAGGAGACAGAGCGGAAAGACTTCTCCAGGCCCG